In Glycine max cultivar Williams 82 chromosome 15, Glycine_max_v4.0, whole genome shotgun sequence, the DNA window AATGCCAGAGTCCGAGACCCTGTTTACGGGTGCGTTGGGGCCATCTCTTCACTTCAGCAACAGATTGATGTGCTACAGACGCAATTGGCCCTGGCCCAGGCTGAGGTGGCCCATCTTCGGGCGAGACAAAACAGATGCTTTTCCCATCATGGGCTTAGGCCAACTAGCCCAACCACTAGTGGTTTTCCATCATCCAAGACCTTGGACTCACATGCTAAGCCTATTTTTGACATAGACATGGTGGACCAGGTTCGCTATGGTGCTTCAATGTGGTCATgactctttgttttttttattactttttttttttattaatgtcatGACTTATATGCTAATACAATTATTTGTACTCTAGTTAGTATATCTATTAGTGGAgcataggaagaaaaaaaaaaagcaatttggCCTACACTTCCACTTGGTGAGTGTTGGAGCGGTGCTGCCGGCAGTGGCCGGGGTACTGTGGTGGTGGAGGAGCTGTGGTGGAGGCGTTCGCCcgcttaattaatttaattttggtttttgggAAAGAGTTTCTCATTGAAGGTTAGATGTAAATGTTATTGTTACTTTGTATGAAGGACAAGTTTATGGCGTGATAGTATTTGGACTCTTTATGGCAAATGTGAAAGGGAGCCATGGATATTCTGTTGTTGTGTTTATTAGGAGTATTATGACTTGGCCTTTTCCAACATCATGGATGAACCAAGTGGCTTTTACATGGATTTTGATAGGCAAGGATGCTTCTTTCTATTGTTGGAATATTCAGTATTGCAGTGGATAACTTAAGTACTATATATTATGGCTATATGTTCTCTCCTccgatttgtttttttttaatctgaatatttatctttaattgagagtttttattttcattctcattATGACTCATCCTATTCGATGTATTTaacattgagtttttttttctctttcaaatatatatttattaaatttaaatttaatttgatgatgttgattatctttattaaaatactactcattatacattcatttttctgctctatcttatttttatccatttttttatcatattaccAGTcacttttattacttttatcatTGGGAACATATCTTCTTATGtagaaaaagaatttgaatCCTCTCGAGTGATATAATCTCAtcatttgttcttttaaaactcagttttaaaataaaaatatattatgcatgctatgaattttttaatgacCAAGATTTCATACAGTGATAAAGTGACTGTAGAAAATTCTTtcccttaattattttctcttaatttctatcttttttcttttcctttctatttttttcttcttattttcaccTTAATCTATCCTAAAATCGGATGAATGAATGGATATCACCACTGTTATTATATTGACCGTATTTATTGCCTACGTGAgataatataagataaaataggatagaaaaaataagaagaggAGGAAAAATGTAAGTTAAGATAATTAAGCGACATgcatgagagaaaagaaataaaaaaatgaatgtagaaatcattttatatataagtttgTTACACCATGACATTACTCTACTAAAATCACGTATTATATTGTTCCCGCGTTACTTTTCTTGGAAGCCATAtatgttcaaaactttcttcagtattttccttctctttctcgTGGCGCAACCTTTGAGTGTTCACTCCAGAACCCTTATATCAGCTACACACTACCTTCAAAATTAAACCCCGAGAACACTCAAAAGGGTCAAATCACAAGTGCCAGAAAATATCTCAAGGCATTCGGATACCAAGAAGACAAAAAACCCAATCTCAACAACACCGACACTAGCAACACACGTGATTTAAAAATCTAAGAAGATTTGAAAAcctcaatatataaaaaagttccAGGAATATTACAACCTAAACGTGTCGGGAAAACTGGATTCAGAGACCATGAAACTAATGTCGTTGGCAGCCCAAAACTCACCGCGAGTACGAGGTTTGCATTCATCCAAGGGAAACCTCAATGGCCAAGCTCCAAGCGACACCTCACGTACGTGTTCGAATCAGGTGTGGAGGGGGGTGCACCGTTAGGGCTTCTCCGGAGGGTTTTCAGAGAGGCATTTCGGCAATGGTCGTGCACGTCTTCGTTCACGTTCGAGGAGGCTCGGAGCGGAATCACAGGTTCGgagttctttttcctttttttatgacaaatattaactgttaatttttgttaaaacattAGTGGGAGAGATTCAAATTCAATAtcctcttccttctttttttctctttttaactaAGAGTTAATCTTATAACTCTTTCAggttttgatttctttttcttttttgattgaCAAATGTTACTTCtgagtttttattaaaatgctAAGGATGGAAATTTGGAATCCaataatcttttctttttccctttaaCCAATAACTCAATCTTATAAGTCTTTCAGGTttagatttctttttcttttttattcacaaa includes these proteins:
- the LOC100786743 gene encoding LOB domain-containing protein 4 produces the protein MKEGGGRKQGAASPCAACKLLRRRCAQDCVFAPYFPADEPQKFANVHKVFGASNVNKMLQDLPMHQRGDAVSSMVYEANARVRDPVYGCVGAISSLQQQIDVLQTQLALAQAEVAHLRARQNRCFSHHGLRPTSPTTSGFPSSKTLDSHAKPIFDIDMVDQVRYGASMWS